One window of the Clupea harengus chromosome 20, Ch_v2.0.2, whole genome shotgun sequence genome contains the following:
- the LOC105906275 gene encoding trypsin inhibitor ClTI-1-like, whose product MMVATARIVIVMLGLIVLATGAYIPDGATEPDCSMFFLPICTREYDPMCGTDGVEYSNECMLCLHNLEQKQNIFINNKGLC is encoded by the exons atgatgGTTGCCACGGCGAGGATTGTCATTGTAATGCTCGGTTTGATCG tTCTGGCAACAGGAGCATATATACCAGATGGTGCAACAGAG CCTGACTGTTCGATGTTCTTCCTTCCTATCTGCACCCGCGAGTATGATCCTATGTGTGGGACAGACGGCGTGGAGTATTCCAACGAGTGCATGCTGTGTCTCCACAACCT CGAACAGAAGCAGAACATCTTCATAAACAACAAAGGCCTATGCTAA